The Leadbettera azotonutricia ZAS-9 genome has a window encoding:
- the atpB gene encoding F0F1 ATP synthase subunit A yields the protein MDIKESLEEFKVIFSIPFPEGFSIKFLGQEIHSFDITETILVSWVIIAILIIGSLLLTRKLKEVPRGAQVFLEWAIEFCNSFSREHFGHKAKTYGPYIGTVFLFLLFANIIPAISPMSISIIGAEPPFVIKPPTRDINLTAALAIMSILLVFFGGLKARGPIGWLKNLLNPVPMMLPFNLLEYIIRPLSLCLRLFGNILGGFIIMLLVEKALPIPAIVPAVLSVYFDFFDGLIQAVVFTFLTTLFVAEAVETE from the coding sequence ATGGACATAAAGGAGTCGCTTGAGGAGTTTAAGGTAATTTTCTCCATACCCTTTCCCGAAGGCTTTTCCATAAAGTTTTTGGGCCAGGAGATCCATTCCTTCGACATCACCGAAACCATTCTCGTTTCATGGGTGATAATAGCGATTCTCATCATTGGCTCCCTCCTCCTTACACGGAAGCTCAAAGAAGTGCCCAGGGGCGCCCAAGTTTTTCTAGAATGGGCCATTGAATTCTGCAATTCTTTTTCCAGGGAGCATTTCGGGCACAAGGCCAAAACATACGGTCCTTATATAGGCACGGTTTTTCTCTTCCTCCTTTTTGCGAACATTATTCCGGCTATTTCCCCTATGTCAATTTCGATAATAGGGGCGGAACCGCCCTTCGTCATAAAACCACCAACCCGGGACATCAACCTCACGGCGGCTTTAGCCATCATGTCCATACTCCTGGTTTTCTTCGGCGGGCTTAAAGCAAGGGGGCCCATAGGCTGGCTTAAGAACCTGCTTAACCCCGTGCCCATGATGCTGCCCTTTAATCTCCTGGAATACATTATAAGGCCCTTGTCCCTCTGCCTCCGGCTTTTTGGGAATATACTGGGCGGTTTTATTATCATGCTTCTTGTGGAAAAGGCTTTACCCATTCCGGCCATAGTGCCGGCAGTGCTTTCGGTTTACTTTGATTTTTTTGACGGCCTCATACAGGCTGTGGTCTTT